GTGGTTTTGCTCTGCCAGTGGCGCATTCTAATCCAAGCTGGAGTTACTGAGGCCGTGACCGTTTTGCCTGGATCTGGACCCACATCAAACTCCTCCCCGCTGAGTGGGATACTTACACCTGTCCAGAACAAAGGGGTGGGTTGGCTAATGCCAAACCAGTTCCTTGGAAAAGGGAGAGGTCTAGAGGCTGGCCTGGAGGAGACCCTGCATTCCCTTCTGTGAACAAAAGATCTGGAAGCGAGAAAGAAAGTTTGGCCGTGCCAGGGGGGACGGTTGCAAGGACGGTTCTCTCCTGGAGCTCAGCTGTCTGCTTGTTGTCCCTTCCCGCGGAGAAGGGGGAACAGCCTGTCCAAACAAGAGCCAGGCCTGACTGTTCAGGGAGCCAGAAAGGAGCGGCCCAGCAGGAAAAAGACTTTCTGTTCTGCTGTCAGAGATACCGATAGGCAACTCTTTTGGAAGACAAAAGacacccccccgccgccgcccccaagCGTCTCTAGAAAGCAGAAGCCGCTTCTGAGAAACCGGACTTGCAATTCCGTTTTATATCAGAGCCAGATCAAAGTTTGAGGGGAAATTCTAGAACATTTTCAATCTTAGTGTAATTAGGCAATTGTTATTGCCCATGTACAGGAAAAAAAGACTTTCCTTTGTGGCAAATCTATACATGGGGTTGATGTCCAGCCAACCAAGATCCGTTCccccgaagaaaatggctgctttggacagtggactctctggcattataccctgctgaggtccctcctcttccccaaaccccatcctcctcaggctccatccgcaaaatctccaggtatttcccaacccagagctggcgaccctacctgTACAGCAAGACCACTGCAGATGTAGAACTGAAATTCAGTTCATCCAAATCCACGTTCAGTTCTCAGACTCCTGAACCACCGCTTTTTCTGTGCAAGACCTTTCCATTTTCTGGCCCAGCAAGTATAAGCCAACCTGGAGACGTGCTGTTTTGTGGCCTGAGGTGGCTCCGCGGGCAGAAAGACTCGCTTTTGGATTACAAAGAGAGTCCAAGAGATGCCTAAATTTGGTATATGGAAGGCTTATCTAATCCAGTACAACAGAATTGGAATTTGACATATTGAAGATTGCCTGTATCATGCCGCCATGATTCATTGCCCCGGGAAAATTAAAATATCCCAACTAGTTCCTCCATATGTAATGCAGGCCGGAGAATTCTTAGCAGTCAGATGCCAGTCATCCTCTTGGACATTTTATTTCCCGCCCTCGCCTCTGTTCTGATTGAAGTTTCATAAGTTGTGTTTGGGGCAAGCAGGATATGCTTTTTTGTACTGGCTACATTCAAAAGGAAAACAGCCCTTTGCAAGCCTTCAGCGCTTCTGCAAGTTTATTAAAATAAACCTTGCATTTCTAGAGTGAGAATGGTTCCACTTCTTTGCAAGTACATTAAGATAAATAGTGCTGAATCTATTTTCCCAAATAGTTTACCTCTAAGGTATAAAAAAAAATGCTAGCTAGCACTTTTGCGGAAAAGCTAAGCCGGAGATACTCTGAGGCGCTAGCCCCTCCGCCCTGTGTCAGTTCCCCAGTCGGCAAAGCAGGGCTTTATTGGCTCTATTATAATGTTCAAATCTCACTATGCTGTTCTGAGCAGATGGGGAAAATTACAGATTTTTCCAGCGTGTTAAAAATTATCCTAAAGAGAGGTATTCCAGTCTAAGACAATTCATTTCAgtgtgcttagactggagtaactctgcataggattgcactgtaagacacaAAAAACACTACATTGGGGCTCTGTTTGCATTGCGCTCACCCAATATTTTATTTGATGCTCTCTATTTTATTGAACATTTTTCCACATTATATTTTACAACTCTCTCAGGAAGATCATTGTGTTCAGAGAGAAGCTGCACAGCAGTAAGGCATAAAACTAGCATACAATATCAGTACGTAAAATATTTAGCAAGATCGCCTTCTCTAAACTTCTGAATAATGAAATTACTTCACACAAAAAGGTACAAATGCACACACCTCATACCCCACTCATGATGAAACTGTTTTCTCCTGACaactggttttttgtttgtttgttctttagtTTTTCTTCTGGTGCTCTTGAGAGAGCCagacagcgtagtgtagtggttcagaccagcggactctaatctggagaactgggttcgattccccactcctccacatgaagcctgctgggtggccttgggccagtcacagttctcacagaactctctcagcccaggtagaggcaggcaatggcaaacaacatcTGAATGCCTtgtgcctcgaaaaccctacgttgtgacttgatggcacacacacatacacacacacacacacaaggctggtagagaaggaaggcagcatggtatagcccgatccccccagatttcagaagctaagcagggttagtacttggaagggagaccacaaaagaagatgctgcagaggaatgcaatggcaaaccacctctgcgtctcacttgccttgaaagctccttgctggggttgccacaagttggttgtgactcgacAGCTCTTATGTATGTAGGTAAGCCTGTTGGGAAGGCACCCTCCTTTATAGTTTTTGGGCAGAATGAAGGAGACTTTGGCCTCTGGGCCCTGCTTGTGGGCCTTGCAGGTGCATCTGCAGGGCCATTGTGGGAAATGATGCTGGTCTGGATGGACTGATCCAGCACAGCCATGCACAGGTTCTCGTCATAAACACAGTGGCGCTGCAGGCTTATtgaacccaacaagagatgaaaaAAAGGAGCCCCAGAGACAAGACGTCTCCCTGGCTTGCCCTGACCTCCTGGCAACTTTTAACTGGCGACAGTTTTGCCACTTCCAAACGTCCCCTGATTTTTGAGAGCCAGTTCACCACCACAGAGATCATTTGAGCTTTCTCAGATCTGACAATCAATCGTCTGTTTGGCtgctgggaagggtagccatttTTGGCCAATTATGTTTAAATCCACTTATGGGGAAATAAGTGGGTAGATGCTTGTGGGCCAGATCCTGACACCCAAAGCTGCCCCCAGCGCAGCTCATGAATGCAGGGGTGAGACTATTCTTTGATTGTCTGCATACAGTTATGTGCTTTCTACCCAGCTGAGATTCtgccccccctcctgcccccccacacacaacaggaaAAACAGGGCCTCTCCCCTTCTGGTGCGGTTCAGGCCTGGGCAACAACCAAGCTGGCCACAACCTATACGCATTGCCAGAGTGTGTGCACAGAAGTAAAGTCACTGCGGGGCATCTGGGGCAGGGCTGCATAAAAGTAAGTCCTGAGTGGCAGCCTGGACTCAGTTGACCGCTGGGAAAAAACCTGAGCCATCAACAGGGCACTAGCAAGACTCTCTGTGTGggctttgctgtcaagtcacagctgacttatggtgacccccctagtgttttcaaggcaagagatgttcagaggtggtttgccattgcctgcctcaataccaggtcatgcccctggtattccttggaggtctcccatccaaatacttgcctgggctgaggctgagagcgtgtgactggcccaaggttacccagcaaagtttccatggcgcgagtggggatttgaaactgggtttcccaggtcctagcctgacaccttagccactatgccacgctggcatCCATGTGGCTCTTTTGTCACAGCTTCCAGGCGGGAGCAGCGCTTTTTGGAGGAGCCACAAGACTCCATCCTCCAGTTGTCCACTTTCTGGTTTCCTTCAGCTTTGTGCCGATCCTTCAGCTTTGTGCCACTCCTTTGCTCTTTCCTAAACGATGCCAGTCAAAGCAGGTCAGCATGCCGTCCAGGCAGGAAGGTGTGCATTTCTAAACCTCCCACCGACATCAGCACCATTTTACTGCCGTCACCCCCTCGCGTCCGCCATCCCCCACCTCAGcagggggctttttaaaaatcagcagttGCTATATTGCTATAGAGTTGTAACACTACAGCAACtgccagttttttaaaagcctggagGTGGGCACGAAGTACAGCGCATACCCCCATGTAAAAGGTCTGTTGCCCCAGGCAATGCCCCTGCCTTCGCAACGCCAGTGACTGCACAGTGGGGAATTGTTTCCATGCAGATGCAGCCTGGATGTGAGTTCTCGCCCGCTCTGGCATGCATTCAGAGCAGGGCCTCTCGGCACATGCCCAGTGCATTTCCTTGAGCACTGAATGAGTTTACCCTGCTGCTAAACatctgggtgggtggggaggagagtccatgagaagagccctgctgggtcagagcaCAGCTCCATCTAGTCCCGGATCCCGTTTCCCTTTCAGGGAGTCATGTAGAGACCAAACAGGCAAGAGCTGCCCCACCCCAGCGACTAGCATTCAGAAGCATACTGCCTcttaacatggaggttctatgCATCTGCTGTGGCTAACAACTCCATGACGTTTGTCTATTTCCCTTTTACAGCCATCTTAGGCCTGCAGAACAAAGGTGTcgaatggactgtaccatttcactCTCCCCAAATCGCATCACATTTTGCAAAGTTTCTCTAATCCCCTCTGAGTGGAAAACTTAACTAGCACCTTTGGCCCCAAGGCACTTTTGGGGGAGTTTTTGCGTTGGAGAGCATGAAAAATGCGACCTGCTCACCTGCAGTCTGGAGTGGTACAGCCCATCCTTCCCCTGCAGCTAGAAAACCAGGGACACATCTTGCGGCAGTGAGTTCCGTAAGTGAATTCTGCACCTTTTTTGGGGGTCTGCTCCTCAACTGCAATGCATGGCCCAACGTTTTAGTATCAGAGCAGGAAGGTTTGCTCCACCCGGAACATCATTTGCTCGCCCGCGCCAATCCAAGAGGCTTGCAGACTGCAACCTTCTCTTGCTGGCCCCGCTATCCCAGGAGCCCATCCCCACTCCCCTACTCTGCTTCGACCCCCATGCATCTCTTCAAGAGCAGACAATAAGGCAGGAAGCGTCGGGGCTCCGCATCTTTAACCGCAATCCTCTACCTAGGCGTCTCTGTTACAGGCGCTCGAAAGGACACTGTCTCTTTAAGACGGCACTCGTTTCCGTCTTCGGTTTGTTGACAACTCCTTCCACGCGGATCAGTCACCGTCATAGGTTGTCGCGGAGCTCTGCCCTGCACAATGAGAGGTGTCCTTCCGCCAACGAGGGTTTCCCACTCCCCTCTCCTTTCCGCCCCTAGATGACACCCGCTCAGCTCCCATGTCTACGACATGTTATTGAGATTTCAGGTTCTAAACGGGGCAAGCAAATTCGAAATGTTATTAATTTTTGGAATACGGTCAGAACTACTTTTGGGGCGCTACCATTTTTTCTTGTGCGGGTAGGAACACCGTGCTGTTTCCCAATATCGACGCCACGAAGGAGACAGAGTGCGTGTGGTGACGGATATTCTCTTTTAGGTGCCCAAAGGAGAATCTTCAGAGTCGCCCGGCACCCATGAAGGTCATTAACCAGTGTCACCAGATGGTACGTTCCCATCCCCACCTCCTCCGCTGCCTCCTTTCTCTCTTCCTATCATTGGTTAAGATACGAATGAAAGACGTCCGCTCTAGCCATTCATGGCTCACGTACTTAGGAGGCCTATCAGAGGAGCCGTCATTTTCCTTCCCGCCTTATCCAAGAACCGATTGGCTGATGAGCgcgtcccaggtttaatcctgggaattgtagtcgcTCCGTCGAGAGCCAGCCGGGCAATCGATCGGAGTAGGAAACCACAAATCCCGAGAAACCTCGGGACAAGGGGGACGAGAGGCGCCTGCGCGATGACAGGTGGGGGCTGGCTCGTTTATATAAGGCGAGGTAGCGAGCCGGGAGGAGCAGTTGAGAACTGGCGGCGCTTTGGTGAGGGGAGCAGGAGCCTGGAGCGGGGGCGGGGCTAACGTCGCGAGTGGGCGGGCGTTAGAACGCAGGGTATGCATGGAACGGTTAACCCCTTCGTGCCCGCGTTAACCCTTTGCTGGCCAGCTCTTTTAACCCTTTGAAGGTTAGACTGGGATCCTTTTTCTCTTCTGCTCAGTTAAAACTCTGAAGCTCGATCCGGGGaagatttttccccccttccttatttttTTATTAGGCTTTGAACCGGTTGTGGCCAGGGAAGGCTGTTGCCAGCACGCCCCGGGTCATTGTGGCAGCGTTTAGCCTTTGGGTGCCTGCAAAGGAACGGCATTAACCCTTGGGGTACCTGGATTGGAACAACTTAACCCTTTGTGGCTTGCAGTCCAGAAGATGCCTGCTGCTTAACCCTCCGCCACCTCTTGGATTACCTTTCTCTTAATTCTTCGCAACTTGCTTTTGGGGGAATCTAGGAAGTCTGTTGCCTTGGCTTTGTGTCCCGCCTCGAACATCTGTTGTTTTTATCCCCATTTTGGATTTCCAGATGTGGAAACTCGGCATGCAGCGGCTGTTGtaacgaagaagaggaggagagaccAAAAGGATCTGGTTCTTCAGGCGCTGCCCGGTGCGGTGGGGTTGGTGCCCGTCCAGAGGCCACTGGGCAAAGAAGACAGCTGTTGAGTTCTGGCCTTCTGCAAGGGGTAATGGTGGTGGTTGCCCCAAACGAGCGATCGTGAGAACTTGTGCCGGGCGAGGACTGCCGGGGGTTACCAGCGAAGAGTGCCCGGAGGTACTGAACTCCTGAGAAGGGTAAAGCTGGCCGCCCCAGCGACACCAGTGGGACTTCAAAGGTTAAAGGCGTTGCTGGTTTCCCCCTTGAAGGAGCAGAGGGAGCTGCTCCCTTGGACTTAGGCCACAAAGCCAAACCAGTAACCATCATCCACTCTTGGAAATTGCCAAAGGAGTCCGCCATGGCCGAATCGGTCCTCTCTGCCAATCGGCAGCAACCCAATGGCAAAACGTCTCCCTTCTCCCCTTGCAGGCACGCAGgtggcggcgatggcagcggagGGGGACCTTTTTTGGAGTCTCCGCCCACCAATCAGGAGCTGCTCCCAAGAGAAGAGCTGGACGGTAGGTGGCAGCCCAGAGAGGCCATGCAGCAGGGTGGCAGCCCGGTGAGCGGAGAGGATGCCTGCCCAGATATGGAAGGTGCAGGGGCTCCCCCACCAGTCGGGGTGAGCCACGTTTCCGACACCCCGGAAGGTGCTGGCGGTGAGGGTGGAGGCCAGAACTATGCTGCAGAGGTGGACATCCAGGAGGCGGGAGGCGGAGGGCATCGGGGGTCCCAGGAAGACCTGTACTGCCAAGAATATTGTGAGCCTGGGGGCCAGAGGTGCAGGCCCcaaactggaggaggggaggaggaaaggcagTTTGGTAAAAAGAAGCATCGGAGGCGCCCCTCCAAGAAGAAGCGGCACTGGAAGCCTTACTACAAGCTCAgctgggaagagaagaagaagtttGACGAGAAGCAGAGCCAGCGTGCTTCCAGGCTGCGGGCCGAGATGTTTGCCAAGGGGCAGCCGGTCGCGCCCTACAACACCACTCAGTTCCTGATGGAGGATCATGACCAGGAAGAGCCGGACCTGAAGACTGGCCTCTACCCTAAGAGGTCCGCCACCAAGTCGGACGATACCAGTGAAGAAGACTTCATGGAGGAGGAAGACGGCGGCAGCGATGGGATGGGAGGGGACGGGAGCGAGTTCCTTCAGAAGGACTTCTCGGAGACCTACGAGAGGTACCATGTGGAGAGCCTGCAGAACATGAGCAAGCAAGAATTAATCAAGGAATACCTGGAGCTGGAGAAATGCCTTTCCAGGATGGAGGAGGAGAACAACCGGCTGCGGATGGAGAACAAGAAATTCTCCGGGGACTCGGCAGAGGACGACAGGGTGAGGGAGCTGCAGCAGGAGCTGGACAGGTTGAGAGCCGAGAACCAAAAACTCTTGAAAGAGAACGAACTTAGCAGACAGCAAGAGCAGCCTCTTTCCAAGGCGAAAGAGTGAAGCTTGTGAAAACTGGGgaaggtgtgtgtttgtgtgtgggggggaccgtGGCTTTCCCAGGACAAGAATGCAAGATCCATATTGTGGGTGTGTAAATAGATAAAGACAatggactcttttttttttttttggtgacttAATCAGAATAAAATCAAAACCTCTTATTGTTTTTGAATATATAGCTATAACAtagtgtgtgcttttttttttttaaacaatgtgtAATCGGGGAGTTTGAGTGGGgggctgcttttctttttcttttctaagGAGACATTTAGTGTTCATGGGAGGGTTTTCAGTAATTCAGACTTGTTGAAACTTGCATTTTATGTTTCTTCTAAACCAGAGGCTATTGGTGGGAGTGGGGGTAAAATGTCAGTCACATTCTGGAAAGGCTATACAGATTCCTGATAAGACTTCCAATAAATTTAAGGATGTGCAACAATTCTGGTGTGGATTTCTAGAAAAATAATTCAAAATATTCTCTTCTGCCAGAGAATATTGTGAATAATTTTTCCAGGTGGTTTTTGGATGTCTTCGTGTTTTTgtccttttaattttaaatggaaaACAAATTGGAGCCAAGTTCTGCCATTGTGTTGGGTTCCTAATATAGAAAATCCTTCGTTTAATATTGCTTCTTATTACAGTCTTGTCATTTTATTGTGTGCCTTAACAATCATTGTGTGTTTCTGTATGTGCTTGTCAAAGCGAGCGCTGCTCTCACGCTGTGCTTGCTTTTGCAACGGCCCTGTGGGGTAGACCACTGTTGGCATTTTATATACTGAGAGTTTTGGAATGGGAGATTATGATTTGCCCAACAATATCCATGATGGAGAGAATTTTAGCTCTTGTGGCTAAAGTTTCTATCCCCATGCGAAGTGTTCACTATGAATAATATGACAGCATTCTTCAGTTTTATTATTATGGTATATGACAATATTATGGTTTAGAAGGAGCAGCATGTAATCTCTCTCCTTAAATTGGAGATTCAAATCAGCGTCTTGGAGGGGGAAAGATTCCTCCTCTTTCTGCACTGATAATCACAGAGAATGGAAACAAGATCTTCCCTTGGGGAGAGTGCTCTGATGGACAGGTTTTGCTTTGCATTCAATAACCGAGGTAGAGGTTTATTGAGGTGTGCCAGTGACCCTGTTGTGAGTGGTTGCAGTTTTTTTATATGCGTGCTTTTCACCTTTCTGTGTCTTGCATAATTTGGCTTACTTGCTTCAGCCAGCTGAATAGTTTTTATCTCTTTTTATGGGTAAACAACCTGTGTGGTGAGTTTACGTCTCCCTTTTGCTTTCTGCACATGAAAATTTGGGGGCTTGAAGGGTTGAGTTTGAATTAGACAGCTCTGCGGCTGTAATGTGCTCTTGTTTGAGAGAGGAATTGCCTTTGAACTTGATCATATTCACATCCATAGGATTGTAAAGCCCCTCATAATTCCTAATATTCCTAATAATTTTCTCAAGGGTTAAGTTTCAGGAGGTAGCCTTGAGCTCCTTTTGTAAGTGATCCTTTCATAAATAAGCCTGCAGGTGGAATATCCCTCAACTATTTAGGTATAGCATATTTTGAATAACTGGGGAGGAGGGGCTCTTTGTGAGTTAACTTTAAAAACTGTAACTCAAGCTCACCATAAAGCAAAAGCATCTGCCTTCTGGTGGTTCTTTTTTCAAGAGTTCTTCTGCCCCAAATATGAAGGGCATGAAGACAGACTTCATCTGCACTCTTTGTTCTCCAGATCTTGACTAGGAGATCAGTAGGGGCTTCTTCCTCCCTCTGACATGTGGGTTTCCCTCCTCCCTACCCCTAGGGCTGCGTTATGCCTGTGCCAGTGTTTTGACTAACTGCAGTTAATTCCAAACCACGCCTTAGAAGAGGGCTTGCAGTCAAGGGTTTGGAGCCCACTGGGGTTGGCAAAAACATTACAGTAGGCGCCATACTGGTCTGTGGTTAGCTGTAACTGTGTAGAGAGGAGGAGGAACGCTTGCAGGTTGGAAATTGGACAGCAGGGGACTCAAGGTCAGTGTCTCGATCCCCAAGAGcaaggactctgtggcatttctaCCTCTGTACTTAAACCTGGTTTAAAAGTCACTCTCTTTCGTCAGGaaacctggggtgtgtgtgggggggcagggatCTGAAAGCACCATTGCCAAAATAAGATTCCCAGAATTCTTTGTGTATGTGCGGGGAGAGCTATGACAGTTACAATTCTGTATGGTGGATATGCGCTAGGGGTCACATGGGCACGCTTTTTCTTACCAGGCGATCTGCACATTAGTATCGTGCGCACGCACCCCTTTCCTGGCAGCGTGTCTTCAGTGGCCGGGGGTGGCTTCTGCCTGCTCAGG
This genomic window from Euleptes europaea isolate rEulEur1 chromosome 18, rEulEur1.hap1, whole genome shotgun sequence contains:
- the HEXIM1 gene encoding protein HEXIM1 encodes the protein MAESVLSANRQQPNGKTSPFSPCRHAGGGDGSGGGPFLESPPTNQELLPREELDGRWQPREAMQQGGSPVSGEDACPDMEGAGAPPPVGVSHVSDTPEGAGGEGGGQNYAAEVDIQEAGGGGHRGSQEDLYCQEYCEPGGQRCRPQTGGGEEERQFGKKKHRRRPSKKKRHWKPYYKLSWEEKKKFDEKQSQRASRLRAEMFAKGQPVAPYNTTQFLMEDHDQEEPDLKTGLYPKRSATKSDDTSEEDFMEEEDGGSDGMGGDGSEFLQKDFSETYERYHVESLQNMSKQELIKEYLELEKCLSRMEEENNRLRMENKKFSGDSAEDDRVRELQQELDRLRAENQKLLKENELSRQQEQPLSKAKE